The genome window ACTTCTGCATCGGGGCCAACCTGGCCCGCATGGAGATCGGCCTGATCTTCGAAGCCATCGCCGACCTGGCCCCTGACATCGCCCCCCTGGGCCCACCCCGCCGCCTGCGCATGGGGTGGCTGAACGGGGTCAAGGAGCTGCCGGTCCGCTACCGCTGACCGTCCCGCCCGCCCAGATCGACCTGGGCGCCGCTCAGCGGGCCCCGCCCACCGTGTCGGCGGCCACGGCCTGGCGACGGCCGAGGGGCTTGGGCCGGCCGGCGGTGGTGTCGCGCCGGGTCTGGCGCTCGGCCTCGGCGTTCACCTCGGCCCCCACGACCACCACGAGGGCCGAGATGAGCAGCCACAGCATGACCACCACCACCGCGCCCAGGGACCCGTAGGTCTCGCCGTAGGACCCGAAGTTGGCGGTGTAGATCGAGAAGGCGATGGAGGCCACCACCCAGGCCACGGTGGCGAAGATCGTCCCGGGCGCCGTCCAGGCCCAGCGGGCGTTGTCCCGGTCCGGGGCCCAGCGGTAGAGGATGGCCAGGCCGGCCAGCAGGCCGAGGCCCAGGAGGGGCCAGCGCAGGACGGACACCGCCACCCGGGCTGCGCCCCCGAGCGAGGTCTCGGCCAGCGCCGCCGGCAGCACGGCGATCAGCCCCAGGGCGACCACCAGGAAGGCCATGGCCCCGACGGTGAGGGCCAGGGCCAGGCCCCGAACCTTCAGGAAGCCCCGGCTCTCCTCCTCGTCGTAGGCGGTGTTGATGGCGGTGATGAGGTGCTTCATCCCGCTCGACGCCGACCACAGGGCGACGAGGACGCCGACCACGGCGGCCACGCCCAGGCCGCCCCGGGAGCCGTCGGTGATGGAGCCGAGCTGCTCGGAGACGAGGTCGCGGACCTCGGCCGGCGCGGCCGAGAGCAGGTCGCCGACCTGGCGATCGATGTCGGCCGGGTCGGCCACCAGGCCGTAGATCGAGACCAGGGCCACCAGGCCGGGGACCAGGGAGAGCAGGGCGTAGAAGGCGACCCCGGCGGCCAGCAGGACCACGCTGTCGCCCTTCACCTCCTCCTTGGTGCGCAGGAGGATGTCCCTCCACCCCCGGGCCGGCACGTCCTGGGGCCGGTCCGCCTCCCGCCCCCGAGCGGGGCCGGAGGCGGCACCGTCCTGGTCGGTGGTCGGACCGGACGTCCGGCGGTTGGTGGTGGCGGGCATGGGTCCTCCAGCGGCTCGGCGGCGCGCTGCCCGGCCCACCCGGGCCCGAAACCGCCCGGCCGGGTGAACCAGCGGGGGCCGCGCTCAGGCCCCGGCCACCCGGTCCCGCAGGGTGCGCTTGAGGATCTTCCCCGCCGCGTTGCGGGGCAGCTGCTCGTCCACCACCAGCACCCGGGACGGGACCTTGAAGGCGGCCAGCCGGCCGGCCAGGTGGCGGCGCAGGTCGTCGGGGTCCAGGTGCTGGCCGGCCTTGGCCAGCACGGCCACCGCCACCTCCTCGCCCAGGCGCTCGTGGGGCACGCCGAACACGGCCGCCTCGTGCACCGCCGGGTGCTCGTAGACGGCCGCCTCCACCTCAGCGCACGACACGTTCTCGCCGGCCCGGAGGACCAGGTCCTTGGCCCGGTCCTCCACGTAGACGAAGCCCTCGGCGTCCAGGCGGCCGACGTCGCCGCTGCGGAGCCACCCGTCGACGATGGCCT of Acidimicrobiales bacterium contains these proteins:
- a CDS encoding YihY/virulence factor BrkB family protein, which translates into the protein MPATTNRRTSGPTTDQDGAASGPARGREADRPQDVPARGWRDILLRTKEEVKGDSVVLLAAGVAFYALLSLVPGLVALVSIYGLVADPADIDRQVGDLLSAAPAEVRDLVSEQLGSITDGSRGGLGVAAVVGVLVALWSASSGMKHLITAINTAYDEEESRGFLKVRGLALALTVGAMAFLVVALGLIAVLPAALAETSLGGAARVAVSVLRWPLLGLGLLAGLAILYRWAPDRDNARWAWTAPGTIFATVAWVVASIAFSIYTANFGSYGETYGSLGAVVVVMLWLLISALVVVVGAEVNAEAERQTRRDTTAGRPKPLGRRQAVAADTVGGAR